One stretch of Hevea brasiliensis isolate MT/VB/25A 57/8 chromosome 12, ASM3005281v1, whole genome shotgun sequence DNA includes these proteins:
- the LOC110651417 gene encoding acetyltransferase At1g77540 translates to MAPTTATAETESPKIVWNENQRRFETEDKKAYIEYVLRNNGKVMDLVHTYVPRSKRGLGMASHLCVAALNHAKSYSMSIIPTCSYVSDTFLPRNPSWNSAVYSEYLKSNI, encoded by the exons ATGGCACCGACAACAGCAACAGCAGAAACAGAATCGCCAAAGATTGTGTGGAACGAAAACCAACGCAGGTTTGAAACGGAGGACAAGAAGGCTTACATTGAGTACGTGCTCAGAAACAATGGGAAAGTGATGGATTTAGTGCACACCTATGTCCCCCGTTCAAAGAGAGGCTTGGGTATGGCTTCTCACCTTTGTGTTGCTGCTCTTAATCACGCCAAGTCCTACTCCATGTCGATCATCCCCACCTGCTCCTACGTTTCT GACACATTTCTTCCGCGGAACCCGTCCTGGAATTCTGCTGTGTATTCAGAATATCTCAAATCAAATATATAA
- the LOC110651416 gene encoding F-box protein 7 isoform X3: protein MSCSWRFFFRMNPYDLGRAACVCRKWRYTLRNPVFWRSACLKAWQLSGVVENYKILQSKYESSWRKMWLLRPRVRTDGLYVSRNTYIRAGVREWNITNPVHLVCYYRYIRFLPSGRFLYKTSSHTVKAVVKCMNLRASKADDVFSGRYTLTNDKVQFSLIVEAAFLYPGLRPTLWKVCLRLRGTIAGANNRMDILSLVTSKVDSNGVSEPEEDIIGVVEDWQEDEISRTSHKRGLAPFAFVPFEEVETSVLNLPVEKMDYYVPG, encoded by the exons ATGAGCTGCTCTTGGAGGT TTTTTTTCCGAATGAATCCATATGATTTGGGAAGGGCTGCTTGTGTGTGCCGAAAATGGAGATATACTCTTCGTAATCCTGTATTCTGGCGTAGTGCTTGCTTAAAGGCATGGCAG CTATCTGGAGTGGTGGAAAACTATAAGATTTTGCAATCAAAATATGAGAGCTCATGGAGGAAAATGTGGCTTTTAAGACCAAGAGTCCGTACTGATG GTCTCTATGTGAGTAGGAACACCTATATCCGTGCTGGTGTGAGAGAGTGGAATATCACCAATCCAGTTCATTTG GTTTGCTACTATCGTTACATAAGATTCTTACCTTCTGGCAGGTTCCTTTATAAA ACTTCTTCTCATACAGTGAAGGCGGTTGTGAAATGCATGAATCTCCGTGCATCTAAAGCAGATGATGTTTTTAGTGGCCGCTATACATTGACCAATGACAAAGTACAATTCTCATTAATA GTTGAAGCTGCTTTCCTCTACCCTGGACTGCGTCCTACTCTGTGGAAAGTCTGTTTAAG GTTAAGAGGAACAATTGCGGGGGCTAACAATCGGATGGATATACTCTCACTTGTTACGAGTAAAGTGGATAGTAATGGGGTTAGTGAGCCTGAAGAGGACATCATTGGAGTGGTTGAAGATTGGCAAGAGGATGAGATATCACGCACATCACACAAAAGGGGTCTTGCGCCTTTTGCATTTGTTCCATTTGAAGAG GTGGAAACATCAGTTCTTAACCTGCCTGTGGAAAAGATGGATTATTATGTTCCTGGCTAG
- the LOC110651416 gene encoding F-box protein 7 isoform X1, protein MNSDIAFQVPAELETALQLKTVQYLVTQRPWLDLYGVNVRPVAPYGSAIRRQNNDPALIHRSLPDELLLEVFFRMNPYDLGRAACVCRKWRYTLRNPVFWRSACLKAWQLSGVVENYKILQSKYESSWRKMWLLRPRVRTDGLYVSRNTYIRAGVREWNITNPVHLVCYYRYIRFLPSGRFLYKTSSHTVKAVVKCMNLRASKADDVFSGRYTLTNDKVQFSLIVEAAFLYPGLRPTLWKVCLRLRGTIAGANNRMDILSLVTSKVDSNGVSEPEEDIIGVVEDWQEDEISRTSHKRGLAPFAFVPFEEVETSVLNLPVEKMDYYVPG, encoded by the exons ATGAATTCAG ATATTGCTTTTCAAGTTCCAGCCGAGCTCGAGACAGCTTTGCAATTGAAGACTGTCCAATACTTAGTTACACAAAGACCATGGCTTG ATCTTTATGGAGTTAATGTCCGACCTGTTGCACCATATGGGAGTGCGATTAGAAGACAAAATAATGATCCTGCATTGATACATCGTTCCTTGCCAGATGAGCTGCTCTTGGAG GTTTTTTTCCGAATGAATCCATATGATTTGGGAAGGGCTGCTTGTGTGTGCCGAAAATGGAGATATACTCTTCGTAATCCTGTATTCTGGCGTAGTGCTTGCTTAAAGGCATGGCAG CTATCTGGAGTGGTGGAAAACTATAAGATTTTGCAATCAAAATATGAGAGCTCATGGAGGAAAATGTGGCTTTTAAGACCAAGAGTCCGTACTGATG GTCTCTATGTGAGTAGGAACACCTATATCCGTGCTGGTGTGAGAGAGTGGAATATCACCAATCCAGTTCATTTG GTTTGCTACTATCGTTACATAAGATTCTTACCTTCTGGCAGGTTCCTTTATAAA ACTTCTTCTCATACAGTGAAGGCGGTTGTGAAATGCATGAATCTCCGTGCATCTAAAGCAGATGATGTTTTTAGTGGCCGCTATACATTGACCAATGACAAAGTACAATTCTCATTAATA GTTGAAGCTGCTTTCCTCTACCCTGGACTGCGTCCTACTCTGTGGAAAGTCTGTTTAAG GTTAAGAGGAACAATTGCGGGGGCTAACAATCGGATGGATATACTCTCACTTGTTACGAGTAAAGTGGATAGTAATGGGGTTAGTGAGCCTGAAGAGGACATCATTGGAGTGGTTGAAGATTGGCAAGAGGATGAGATATCACGCACATCACACAAAAGGGGTCTTGCGCCTTTTGCATTTGTTCCATTTGAAGAG GTGGAAACATCAGTTCTTAACCTGCCTGTGGAAAAGATGGATTATTATGTTCCTGGCTAG
- the LOC110651416 gene encoding F-box protein 7 isoform X2 — MNSDIAFQVPAELETALQLKTVQYLVTQRPWLDLYGVNVRPVAPYGSAIRRQNNDPALIHRSLPDELLLEVFFRMNPYDLGRAACVCRKWRYTLRNPVFWRSACLKAWQLSGVVENYKILQSKYESSWRKMWLLRPRVRTDGLYVSRNTYIRAGVREWNITNPVHLVCYYRYIRFLPSGRFLYKTSSHTVKAVVKCMNLRASKADDVFSGRYTLTNDKVEAAFLYPGLRPTLWKVCLRLRGTIAGANNRMDILSLVTSKVDSNGVSEPEEDIIGVVEDWQEDEISRTSHKRGLAPFAFVPFEEVETSVLNLPVEKMDYYVPG; from the exons ATGAATTCAG ATATTGCTTTTCAAGTTCCAGCCGAGCTCGAGACAGCTTTGCAATTGAAGACTGTCCAATACTTAGTTACACAAAGACCATGGCTTG ATCTTTATGGAGTTAATGTCCGACCTGTTGCACCATATGGGAGTGCGATTAGAAGACAAAATAATGATCCTGCATTGATACATCGTTCCTTGCCAGATGAGCTGCTCTTGGAG GTTTTTTTCCGAATGAATCCATATGATTTGGGAAGGGCTGCTTGTGTGTGCCGAAAATGGAGATATACTCTTCGTAATCCTGTATTCTGGCGTAGTGCTTGCTTAAAGGCATGGCAG CTATCTGGAGTGGTGGAAAACTATAAGATTTTGCAATCAAAATATGAGAGCTCATGGAGGAAAATGTGGCTTTTAAGACCAAGAGTCCGTACTGATG GTCTCTATGTGAGTAGGAACACCTATATCCGTGCTGGTGTGAGAGAGTGGAATATCACCAATCCAGTTCATTTG GTTTGCTACTATCGTTACATAAGATTCTTACCTTCTGGCAGGTTCCTTTATAAA ACTTCTTCTCATACAGTGAAGGCGGTTGTGAAATGCATGAATCTCCGTGCATCTAAAGCAGATGATGTTTTTAGTGGCCGCTATACATTGACCAATGACAAA GTTGAAGCTGCTTTCCTCTACCCTGGACTGCGTCCTACTCTGTGGAAAGTCTGTTTAAG GTTAAGAGGAACAATTGCGGGGGCTAACAATCGGATGGATATACTCTCACTTGTTACGAGTAAAGTGGATAGTAATGGGGTTAGTGAGCCTGAAGAGGACATCATTGGAGTGGTTGAAGATTGGCAAGAGGATGAGATATCACGCACATCACACAAAAGGGGTCTTGCGCCTTTTGCATTTGTTCCATTTGAAGAG GTGGAAACATCAGTTCTTAACCTGCCTGTGGAAAAGATGGATTATTATGTTCCTGGCTAG